One part of the Apus apus isolate bApuApu2 chromosome 11, bApuApu2.pri.cur, whole genome shotgun sequence genome encodes these proteins:
- the CDH5 gene encoding cadherin-5 isoform X1, producing MPMLQKKMNHLILLLSLFLGPAFAGKESQKTNQNFSSNNASHKRLKRDWIWNQMHIKEEIDTPLPHHVGKITSSVRNNNAKYIIEGEYANTIFKVEETSGDVYAFERLDREKKAEYELTALIIDRRNNQSLEPPSKFIIKVYDINDNVPVFVQKVFNGSVPEMSPVGTSVTKVTAVDADDPTVTGHATVTYQVIKGDEYFTVDDSGVISTTRADLDREKQSTYEIIVKAKDAPGSSGDSSTATVIITLTDINDNFPVFKHPSFRFKVPENISVRGEVGRVKVEDIDEPQHRNTTYSFVRGDYRDTFEIVANPFTNEGIIRPKKPLDFEKVAEYRFDIEATDPTVDLRYFKSGGSRSISTVTIEVTDVDEPPVFTKLPYEFKVKENDPEIKTLGSVWAHDPDAAKRKIRFIRRRASPNGDYIRVSDTGIIQLPKPLDREFSSSYNITVAAQEILEDGRLSDRESHAQVHVIVIDENDNAPELVYPEDPRVCENAAPGKVIIRISATDKDEVSPRGFFKFSLATEDSNFSLIENYDNTANITVKYGQFNRELAKIHYLPVIISDNGDPELSSTNTLVISVCKCNEKGNFTFCEERAKQVGVSIQALVAIFICIFTIIVIALLILLRKRHKKDLSGLGRNVAEIHEQLVTYDEEGGGEMDTTSYDVSVLNSVRKNGMKPEAVPSPYAQVQKPPPGNITSGAGEMEMMIEVKKDEADNDRDLLPYDTLHIYGYEGAESIAESLSSLESGSSDSDIDYDFLNDWGPRFKMLAELYGSEPNEDFVY from the exons ATGCCTAT gCTACAGAAGAAGATGAACCACCTTATACTACTTCTCTCCTTGTTCCTGGGTCCAGCATTTGCTGGCAAAGAAagtcagaaaacaaaccaaaacttttCTTCAAACAATGCCAGTCATAAACGACTGAAGAGAGACTGGATATGGAACCAAATGCATATCAAAGAAGAGATTGATACACCATTACCACACCATGTTGGCAAG ATCACATCAAGTGTAAGGAACAACAACGCTAAGTATATTATTGAAGGTGAATATGCCAACACTATTTTTAAAGTGGAAGAAACCAGTGGCGATGTATATGCATTTGAGAGGCTAGatagagaaaagaaagcagagtaTGAGCTCACAGCTCTCATTATTGACAGAAGAAACAACCAGTCACTGGAACCACCATCTAAATTCATCATCAAGGTTTATGATATTAATGACAATGTCCCTGTGTTTGTACAAAAAGTATTCAACGGATCTGTCCCAGAAATGTCACCAGTAG GAACCTCCGTCACCAAAGTGACAGCCGTTGATGCTGATGACCCAACAGTTACAGGTCATGCCACAGTTACCTACCAAGTCATTAAAGGAGACGAATACTTCACAGTTGATGACTCTG GTGTGATTTCTACAACAAGGGCTGATTTAGACAGAGAGAAGCAATCAACATATGAAATTATTGTTAAAGCAAAAGATGCTCCAGGGTCTTCGGGTGATTCAAGCACAGCTACAGTCATTATCACTTTAACAGACATCAATGACAACTTCCCAGTATTCAAACACC catCATTTCGCTTTAAAGttcctgaaaacatttcagtaagAGGAGAAGTTGGCAGAGTCAAAGTAGAAGATATTGATGAACCACAACATAGAAATACGACATACAGTTTTGTCAGAGGAGACTACAGGGACACCTTTGAAATTGTAGCAAATCCATTCACAAATGAAGGAATTATTAGGCCAAAGAAG CCCCTGGACTTTGAAAAAGTAGCAGAATACAGGTTTGACATTGAAGCAACAGACCCCACAGTTGATCTTCGTTATTTTAAATCTGGTGGCTCTAGGAGCATTTCAACAGTGACCATTGAAGTCACTGATGTTGATGAGCCTCCTGTCTTCACTAAATTACCATATGAATTTAAAGTAAAGGAAAATGatccagaaataaaaacacttggTTCAGTATGGGCACACGACCCTGATGCAGCTAAACGGAAAATCAG atttattcGACGAAGAGCTAGTCCTAATGGGGACTATATTAGGGTATCTGATACTGGAATTATTCAACTTCCCAAGCCCCTGGACAGAGAATTCAGTTCGTCATACAACATCACAGTAGCAGCTCAGGAAATCCTTGAAGATG GACGTCTTTCTGACAGGGAATCACATGCTCAAGTTCACGTCATAGTTATTGATGAAAATGATAATGCTCCAGAACTTGTTTATCCTGAGGATCCCAGAGTGTGTGAAAATGCTGCACCAGGAAAG GTAATCATCAGGATCTCAGCTACTGACAAGGATGAAGTATCACCTAGAGGTTTCTTCAAATTCTCCCTGGCCACAGAAGACAGCAACTTCTCCTTGATTGAGAACTATG ATAACACAGCTAATATTACTGTCAAATATGGACAGTTTAATCGTGAACTTGCCAAAATCCACTACCTGCCTGTCATCATCTCAGACAATGGTGATcctgagctcagcagcacaAATACACTTGTCATCAGTGTCTGCAAGTGTAACGAAAAAGGCAACTTCACTTTTTGTGAGGAAAGAGCTAAACAAGTTGGAGTTAGCATACAAGCACTGGTGGCAATTTTTATCTGTATCTTCACAATCATTG taatcGCATTGCTAATTCTTCTAAGAAAAAGACACAAGAAGGATTTGAGTGGTCTTGGGAGGAACGTGGCAGAGATTCATGAGCAGCTTGTCACTTATGATGAAGAAGGTGGTGGTGAAATGGATACCACCAGCTATGATGTATCTGTACTCAACTCTGTCCGCAAGAATGGCATGAAGCCAGAAGCAGTTCCCTCTCCATATGCACAAGTTCAAAAGCCACCTCCTGGAAACATAACTTCTGGTGCTGGAGAAATGGAAATGATGATTGAGGTTAAGAAAGATGAAGCCGACAATGACAGAGATTTGCTGCCATATGACACTCTTCACATTTACGGCTATGAAGGTGCCGAGTCCATTGCAGAATCTCTCAGTTCTTTGGAATCAGGCTCCTCAGACTCAGATATTGATTATGACTTTCTAAATGACTGGGGACCCAGGTTTAAAATGTTAGCTGAGCTGTATGGATCAGAACCAAATGAAGATTTTGTGTATTAA
- the CDH5 gene encoding cadherin-5 isoform X2, with protein MNHLILLLSLFLGPAFAGKESQKTNQNFSSNNASHKRLKRDWIWNQMHIKEEIDTPLPHHVGKITSSVRNNNAKYIIEGEYANTIFKVEETSGDVYAFERLDREKKAEYELTALIIDRRNNQSLEPPSKFIIKVYDINDNVPVFVQKVFNGSVPEMSPVGTSVTKVTAVDADDPTVTGHATVTYQVIKGDEYFTVDDSGVISTTRADLDREKQSTYEIIVKAKDAPGSSGDSSTATVIITLTDINDNFPVFKHPSFRFKVPENISVRGEVGRVKVEDIDEPQHRNTTYSFVRGDYRDTFEIVANPFTNEGIIRPKKPLDFEKVAEYRFDIEATDPTVDLRYFKSGGSRSISTVTIEVTDVDEPPVFTKLPYEFKVKENDPEIKTLGSVWAHDPDAAKRKIRFIRRRASPNGDYIRVSDTGIIQLPKPLDREFSSSYNITVAAQEILEDGRLSDRESHAQVHVIVIDENDNAPELVYPEDPRVCENAAPGKVIIRISATDKDEVSPRGFFKFSLATEDSNFSLIENYDNTANITVKYGQFNRELAKIHYLPVIISDNGDPELSSTNTLVISVCKCNEKGNFTFCEERAKQVGVSIQALVAIFICIFTIIVIALLILLRKRHKKDLSGLGRNVAEIHEQLVTYDEEGGGEMDTTSYDVSVLNSVRKNGMKPEAVPSPYAQVQKPPPGNITSGAGEMEMMIEVKKDEADNDRDLLPYDTLHIYGYEGAESIAESLSSLESGSSDSDIDYDFLNDWGPRFKMLAELYGSEPNEDFVY; from the exons ATGAACCACCTTATACTACTTCTCTCCTTGTTCCTGGGTCCAGCATTTGCTGGCAAAGAAagtcagaaaacaaaccaaaacttttCTTCAAACAATGCCAGTCATAAACGACTGAAGAGAGACTGGATATGGAACCAAATGCATATCAAAGAAGAGATTGATACACCATTACCACACCATGTTGGCAAG ATCACATCAAGTGTAAGGAACAACAACGCTAAGTATATTATTGAAGGTGAATATGCCAACACTATTTTTAAAGTGGAAGAAACCAGTGGCGATGTATATGCATTTGAGAGGCTAGatagagaaaagaaagcagagtaTGAGCTCACAGCTCTCATTATTGACAGAAGAAACAACCAGTCACTGGAACCACCATCTAAATTCATCATCAAGGTTTATGATATTAATGACAATGTCCCTGTGTTTGTACAAAAAGTATTCAACGGATCTGTCCCAGAAATGTCACCAGTAG GAACCTCCGTCACCAAAGTGACAGCCGTTGATGCTGATGACCCAACAGTTACAGGTCATGCCACAGTTACCTACCAAGTCATTAAAGGAGACGAATACTTCACAGTTGATGACTCTG GTGTGATTTCTACAACAAGGGCTGATTTAGACAGAGAGAAGCAATCAACATATGAAATTATTGTTAAAGCAAAAGATGCTCCAGGGTCTTCGGGTGATTCAAGCACAGCTACAGTCATTATCACTTTAACAGACATCAATGACAACTTCCCAGTATTCAAACACC catCATTTCGCTTTAAAGttcctgaaaacatttcagtaagAGGAGAAGTTGGCAGAGTCAAAGTAGAAGATATTGATGAACCACAACATAGAAATACGACATACAGTTTTGTCAGAGGAGACTACAGGGACACCTTTGAAATTGTAGCAAATCCATTCACAAATGAAGGAATTATTAGGCCAAAGAAG CCCCTGGACTTTGAAAAAGTAGCAGAATACAGGTTTGACATTGAAGCAACAGACCCCACAGTTGATCTTCGTTATTTTAAATCTGGTGGCTCTAGGAGCATTTCAACAGTGACCATTGAAGTCACTGATGTTGATGAGCCTCCTGTCTTCACTAAATTACCATATGAATTTAAAGTAAAGGAAAATGatccagaaataaaaacacttggTTCAGTATGGGCACACGACCCTGATGCAGCTAAACGGAAAATCAG atttattcGACGAAGAGCTAGTCCTAATGGGGACTATATTAGGGTATCTGATACTGGAATTATTCAACTTCCCAAGCCCCTGGACAGAGAATTCAGTTCGTCATACAACATCACAGTAGCAGCTCAGGAAATCCTTGAAGATG GACGTCTTTCTGACAGGGAATCACATGCTCAAGTTCACGTCATAGTTATTGATGAAAATGATAATGCTCCAGAACTTGTTTATCCTGAGGATCCCAGAGTGTGTGAAAATGCTGCACCAGGAAAG GTAATCATCAGGATCTCAGCTACTGACAAGGATGAAGTATCACCTAGAGGTTTCTTCAAATTCTCCCTGGCCACAGAAGACAGCAACTTCTCCTTGATTGAGAACTATG ATAACACAGCTAATATTACTGTCAAATATGGACAGTTTAATCGTGAACTTGCCAAAATCCACTACCTGCCTGTCATCATCTCAGACAATGGTGATcctgagctcagcagcacaAATACACTTGTCATCAGTGTCTGCAAGTGTAACGAAAAAGGCAACTTCACTTTTTGTGAGGAAAGAGCTAAACAAGTTGGAGTTAGCATACAAGCACTGGTGGCAATTTTTATCTGTATCTTCACAATCATTG taatcGCATTGCTAATTCTTCTAAGAAAAAGACACAAGAAGGATTTGAGTGGTCTTGGGAGGAACGTGGCAGAGATTCATGAGCAGCTTGTCACTTATGATGAAGAAGGTGGTGGTGAAATGGATACCACCAGCTATGATGTATCTGTACTCAACTCTGTCCGCAAGAATGGCATGAAGCCAGAAGCAGTTCCCTCTCCATATGCACAAGTTCAAAAGCCACCTCCTGGAAACATAACTTCTGGTGCTGGAGAAATGGAAATGATGATTGAGGTTAAGAAAGATGAAGCCGACAATGACAGAGATTTGCTGCCATATGACACTCTTCACATTTACGGCTATGAAGGTGCCGAGTCCATTGCAGAATCTCTCAGTTCTTTGGAATCAGGCTCCTCAGACTCAGATATTGATTATGACTTTCTAAATGACTGGGGACCCAGGTTTAAAATGTTAGCTGAGCTGTATGGATCAGAACCAAATGAAGATTTTGTGTATTAA